A window of the Diorhabda carinulata isolate Delta chromosome 1, icDioCari1.1, whole genome shotgun sequence genome harbors these coding sequences:
- the LOC130904222 gene encoding uncharacterized protein LOC130904222, with the protein MGNLPEQRLTHKHPFDVVGVDYAGPFQIKDRMGRGAKLLKSYVALKSLFLGQSGAYRTNNGSNFLGAHIELGRFIRDKLDDKSNKLNNEEVDWHFIPSHSPHFGGMREAGVKTMKGHLNRVVSNTPLTFEQFYTLLSEVGAIMNCRSLSALSSSPKDFTPLTPAHFLIGRQISPIASLDIRSLPVNRLSLYQHLQQMKQHIWARWSKEYISELQQRNKWKQNCHNWKVGEIVLIKDDNKPPMKWKMGKVLEMFVGKDNVARVALLKTEMGNLKRSFSKICPLPINR; encoded by the exons ATGGGTAATTTACCAGAACAACGATTAACGCATAAGCATCCTTTTGATGTAGTTGGAGTGGATTATGCAGGTCCCTTCCAAATAAAAGACCGAATGGGCCGTGGTGCTAAGTTGTTAAAATCATATGTTGCTCTTAAGAGCTTGTTTCTTGGCCAAAGCGGTGCATATAGAACTA ACAACGGTAGTAACTTTTTAGGTGCACACATAGAGTTGGGTCGTTTCATTCGTGATAAATTGGATGATAAAagcaataaattgaataatgaagAGGTGGACTGGCATTTTATACCATCTCACTCGCCTCATTTTGGGGGCATGAGGGAGGCGGGCGTAAAAACGATGAAAGGTCATTTAAACAGGGTTGTCAGTAACACTCCGCTTACGTTTGAGCAATTTTATACTTTGCTTTCGGAGGTTGGAGCTATAATGAATTGTCGTTCCTTGTCTGCCCTTTCCTCTAGCCCAAAAGACTTCACTCCATTGACACCAGCACACTTTCTAATTGGTCGTCAAATAAGCCCTATCGCCAGTTTAGATATACGAAGTTTACCAGTTAATCGTTTATCTCTGTATCAACATCTACAACAAATGAAACAGCATATATGGGCCCGTTGGAGTAAGGAGTACATATCCGAGCTTCAGCAAAGAAACAAGTGGAAGCAGAACTGTCACAACTGGAAAGTGGGTGAAATAGTGCTCATTAAAGACGACAATAAGCCCCCCATGAAATGGAAGATGGGTAAAGTGCTGGAAATGTTTGTGGGAAAGGACAATGTGGCCCGAGTGGCTTTACTAAAAACTGAGATGGGCAATTTAAAAAGgtcattttcaaaaatctgcCCTTTGCCTATAAACCGTTAA